From the Caldivirga sp. genome, the window TAGAAACAATATTAATATTACCTCGACTCTGGCGCCCCAAATTTTAATGAAACCAATAATCCTCACCCACCATCTAAACAACTCAATTAAATTAACTCACTGGCTCAAGGTTAATTACCTGGTTTATTTAATTCCCTGCTTGATTCAAGTAGCCAGAGACCATGTTTATTAGTCTCATTGAGGCTTGAATGTGTTAAATTGCCTTATTAACCTGTTCATTAGTTGTTCTTTTAGGTAATTCCCACTTAAGCTTTAATGCAGTGAACCTGAGGGTGATGGTAATTATCATTGATGCTAATGCTGAGGATGCATCATTAACACCAATGAACCTTAGCATGAAGTAAACTAGTGAACCAATTATTGCGGCTGACGCGTAGAATTCCCTGGTTAATATTACGGGAATCTCATTAGACAGAAGATCCCTAATGACCCCACCGCCAACTGCGGTTATTGAACCAACAAGCACCACTAGTAGTGGGTTATGGGATATTGAGTACGCCAGTGAAGCCCCTGATGCTGAGAATGCCCCAAGCCCAATGGCGTCAGCGTACATGAGTGGCTTATTGGCGTTGGTGAAGACACTGTAGAAGATGAAGGTTGCCGCGCTGGCGGTTATTGCGGTTAATGGGTATGGTAAGTATGTTAAATTGATGGGTGGGTGAATGCCAAGCATTATGTTTGAGATAATGCCACCACCCAGTGCGGTGGTGAATCCAAGAACTATAACACCCAGTAGGTCCATTCCCTTCCTAATAGCCTTCATAGCGCCTGAAACAGCAAACGCAATTATGCCTATGTAGTTAGTGACCGTGAGCACTATGTTCATTAACCGGTGGTTAAACCGTGTTATTAATTAACTTAACAGTGGCTTAAGTTACGTAGGTTAAATTGCCGGGGTAGTGCCCTAACCCCTAACTGGAATGTAATTAACCTTATTACCATCAATGCTTATTATAATGCCTCTAAGTACACCAAACTGGTACTCGCTGCCAGCGTTAAAGACAGGTACCTTAACCCCATCAACCTTAATTGCATCAACCCCACCTGACTCGTGAATGTGACCATGTAGGCCCATTAATGGCCTATACTCCTCAATAATCCTCTTAACGCTCACACTGCCCACATGGGTTAAGACGGCTTCCCCACCCCTCCTAACAACCTTGAAGTCGCTCGTCAACATTGGTGCTTGGTCTATTACTGTCCCATATGGTGGCGCGTGGACGACCAGTATTGTCCTTGAGTACTCCCCTTTATCCAGCTTATTCATTAGTTTACTTAACCTCTCATACATCTCCCCCTCACTTAACTCCCTATGGGTGTTCCATGGGGTTACGTTAGAGTACCCTAGGCCAACTAGTATGTGACTATTCAAGTTGACTACATTCTCATCGAAGGGCACTATGTTGCTCCACTGCCTACTATTCACACCGTTGATTACGTCAACAGGGTCATCGTTACCGGGTATTATGTACATTTTAATTCCCTGCTGCCTATACCTCTCATCAATAATGCTAAGGTACTCAACTATGTCGTTCACCAGGGTTTCGTTGAAAACCTTATCTAAGTACTCCTTATCGCTCCTCATCCTCTCATACTCCTCCTCATTAACAATCCTAACATGGTAACCTGAACCCCTTAACTCCTTAATCTTCCCCTCAGCCTCACTGCCATTAAGTAGCTTACTTTCATTAATTAATGGTATCTTGTATGAGTCACCAACCTTAACCACGGGCACTAGGACCTTACCCGCTAAGTCACCTGCGAAGATGACTGCATCAACCTTATAGTACTTTATAGCGTTGGCTAACTTCCTGTAGGCGGTCTCAGAGCCGTGAAGATCCGATATGAGTAGTAGTTTTAGTTTACTCACAAGCCTCCTTCAAGGGTTTGTTTAAAAACCTATCTATGGATTTCGCAATTTATTTTATGATATTAAGTTATTTAATTAAATCTTGTGGCTGCGGGAGTTTTAAAAACCCAACACATGAACCCCACTGTGGCTCAGCAGTTATCGAAGACCACTAGGGTAGAGGAGCTGGCGCCTGGTATAGAGATAATTGAGGAGTGTCCAAGGGATATTAAGGCACTTGACGGTAGCCTCATTTTACTCTTCGGTAAGTGGAACGTGAATGACGTGGTCATTAGGGATCCAGGCCTAAGGAGGTACATGTGCCTTAAGCCAATGCTACTACCCCACACTGAGGGTAAGTACCAGAATAGGAAGTTCGGTAAAGCCATGATACCCATAGTGGAGAGGATGATGAATCAATTGATGAAGCCCGGTAGGAACGCTGGGAAGAAGCAGAAGGCGTACAAGATACTTAAGACAGCCTTCGACATAGTGTACGTAGCTACAGGTAAGAATCCAGTGCAGGTATTCGTTGACGCCATCGTAAACGTGGCTCCGAGGGAGGAGATTACGAGAGTCATATACGGTGGTATAGCCTACCCGGTTTCAGTTGATGTTGGCCCAACGAGGAGGCTT encodes:
- a CDS encoding metallophosphoesterase encodes the protein MSKLKLLLISDLHGSETAYRKLANAIKYYKVDAVIFAGDLAGKVLVPVVKVGDSYKIPLINESKLLNGSEAEGKIKELRGSGYHVRIVNEEEYERMRSDKEYLDKVFNETLVNDIVEYLSIIDERYRQQGIKMYIIPGNDDPVDVINGVNSRQWSNIVPFDENVVNLNSHILVGLGYSNVTPWNTHRELSEGEMYERLSKLMNKLDKGEYSRTILVVHAPPYGTVIDQAPMLTSDFKVVRRGGEAVLTHVGSVSVKRIIEEYRPLMGLHGHIHESGGVDAIKVDGVKVPVFNAGSEYQFGVLRGIIISIDGNKVNYIPVRG
- a CDS encoding 30S ribosomal protein S7 — protein: MNPTVAQQLSKTTRVEELAPGIEIIEECPRDIKALDGSLILLFGKWNVNDVVIRDPGLRRYMCLKPMLLPHTEGKYQNRKFGKAMIPIVERMMNQLMKPGRNAGKKQKAYKILKTAFDIVYVATGKNPVQVFVDAIVNVAPREEITRVIYGGIAYPVSVDVGPTRRLDLAIRWIAEGARSCSFNNPRPIEECLANEIIAASNNDPASYALRRRDEMERVAATAR
- a CDS encoding trimeric intracellular cation channel family protein; this encodes MNIVLTVTNYIGIIAFAVSGAMKAIRKGMDLLGVIVLGFTTALGGGIISNIMLGIHPPINLTYLPYPLTAITASAATFIFYSVFTNANKPLMYADAIGLGAFSASGASLAYSISHNPLLVVLVGSITAVGGGVIRDLLSNEIPVILTREFYASAAIIGSLVYFMLRFIGVNDASSALASMIITITLRFTALKLKWELPKRTTNEQVNKAI